tagggttttaactgtttatacatatcttcaataacaggaagataagtattttcccaaactttatctcttcgaacacatgtaatcccaattcctgttggtattataactctcataatttgaggagagcccttgataaagttaaataaatctttcataccattcttgaagtagacgagacgattaatggatgtatcttcgtttaatccagagagcatgtttctgtcttttgagttttctataattccctgagcaatgttattactttctataGGTAATCCAATACCGTATTGTGTGGCTATAGCAACAATATACGGAAGATTTTCTCCTTTAGAGATATGAATTGTTCCTGGTACTGGACGATCTTCAGGGATACATCTCTTAAGACTGTACAAGGGTCGGCGAACATTATAAGCATCAGCATGAGAATATTTCTTGGCTAAGTCTAGAGCCATTCCTCTGGGAACACAGGATATACAGTTCACTCCGTACACAATACAGGTTTCATTATTACAAAATGAATCGTCGGTTAAATAACCCTGACAAGTTGTCagaacagtatccatggtgaattttcttcctcgtaaggtagtagatacgaaccagatagtcgtaataatatccctaatgcgaggtccgcgctcttatattgggggaaatgtaaaagttaccacttatttgaatatattaataaggatttttgttaccttagagtgatattatatattacattataactaatagtatatttcattttaggatatagatgctttaagcatatattttaattagattaaataagaatttactactaaattatatatatatatatctatcattatgtacggcagctacgaataatgacgtaacagtatacttttagcgagattgccaaagtgatgtatttttctaataagtctaataaataatgaaagtagtttactaagtatttatataagagcttcatttaattatgaaactttaaggatttttaaatagagaagtatttagaggagattactgtctattataaatgaggaaactgttaaatatgtagcgatgtacgatacttattttagggatatatatacttgcttatcctactctaatagctagtgctgccctcacacgatggatcctttgtgtgccaggaagttttacagtatagaaagccttaaatgtgcaggagttagactacaaacatttgtggattggcccattaagtggttaaaccctattgacttagttgaagatgggttctattaccttcgcaatagtgattactgtttgtgtgcattttgttattgtatagtaggtgcatggattgttggtgatacccccagaagacgtcataagatcattaatcaagactgtgcctttattagaggcgagaggagtgacaatgtttctttagaggtgtctgagatagctttcaaatatggactggaatttgtttcccataaaatagaactgggaaataagaaaataagtggtagtagtaagtatatattcttatgatgtattcttataccagtcttatatactctgtacaaaacttgattgcttaaatagatacttcttattcttctaaagaataatttacgtaactacgttatatttttttaggtggtgctcctcctaaggaagatctgggattgatcaaatttaggaaatcgctgaatccaggattggtaacttataaatctcgcctagagacatttgatatgacatggcctggaagcgtcaagcaaacttctcatgagctggcagaagctggttttttttactgtggtatgaagtgttttaactattttaaacttaatagagttataagtaaagaaataatgaataatagttaaaagatagtaacgagataatgctggattgttttatggttttcaggtataagtgaccacgtctgctgctatcactgcgcctgtggaatacgaaattggagaccagaagatgacccttggacgttacatgcgagatgtagtccagaatgtgcttacattattcttgcaaggggcaaggaatttgttaagaatgctagattgacaataccattacctataaaacctatagacaatgatttaattaatatcttaatggagggtatggataagttcaaacatctgattcataaaaaattaatacctgtggagagtataagatatgctttaagtgagtaccttaaggaatccagagatttgttgccttttattatacaaagtagatgtctagaaatcgtgttgaggtatatgcaagagggaacagatatttatttacggGTACGGGACTTAATTTATGAAGCAGTTGATGATAAAAAGGAACAAGAAGCTACGCTtgaagatctgggattgaaaaCTTTACCGGAGACTTGTACTAACACTGATGAAAACAAGGACTGTATAGAACAATCTTGGGAAGAAGATATTTTATGCAGAGTTTGTatggataaaaatataaatattgtaatactaccatgtaaacatatggtgacatgcagtggttgtcttttagctctgaaatgctgtccaatttgtagaggaaatattttatatataataaatccaattgcttcttgaacacttatgattttcttgaacacttgtataactactaagaacacttgtatatgattttcttgaacacttgtataactactaagaatacttgtatataattgcttcttgaacacttatgatttcttgaacacttgtataactactaagaacacttatgatttcttgaatacctgtataactactaagaacacttgtatgcgttaaatgttgtaataaacttaatgcctcttctaaataagatttctttatccttaatagaataatttgcttattacattggaggactgaaacaagtacttaattatgaaaccgaataatgacatgatgtagtaagtttaacggaaatattgaatacaatgacttgaaaagttttcctttgactaatgaaggtgtatgtttaataaaactgagttacgaaaacaatgccttaagatgctactgtaagtaatgacttagtgcacgggcaagtatctttaattgtacgaagatgtcttagaatgatttatattgacattatttgaaaatggataactaccaaatgctcagtagtaacttactgtgaattagtaatgttactgttgttgttgttgttgtcgttgttaataacgatgatctacttacttacttactaaaatgacagaaccaactagttttgagaattagtacagagatgattagagaataagtagtggactgtaatgaacgggtaagaacatgtagcggagggatggaggaaaattgtaagaaagggttgaaagttgggatgtgtaaaggattgagagattgtaagggatggtatcaagatgtgcggaaaacatgctacaacatgtaaagtagacagtgtagagagttgggcggtgaacaagctaggacttgtaatggatggaaggagtcgggtatatttacatatgactcatgtttaaataagatatgggacacagtaatacacgctacaacatgtaaagtagacagcgtagtaagatgcgaggcgaacatgctgagacatgctgagacatgtaaaaggaatgagagagagattgtaagggttggtaccaagatgagcggaaaacatgctataacatgtagagtagaaatagcgtagtgagttgggcggtgaacaagctaggacttgtattggatggaaagagtcggggtatatttacatatgactcatgtttaaataagatagaggagacggtaatagttgtttaagtcttgtataaaattggaaagaagtagagaatatgtaagactaagtacagatctgaacttacagagaatatgctatgaacggggaaagaacgcaaattaacagctacattttaAATTTacgagacttggatgagatggaggaaggtgggagggggtgaaagataattaaacaggttggggttatgtgtatactcggataagagatacgctggagacggacttgatcgaatatatttatgtctgatgatctaaggctaatgtccagattaattttactacgttagaaaatacggtgatcttaaatctcagggtgatttagttggaaaataaagaacttgtacaaatgaactaagctggggcacaagagttgaaacttaataactgaactggttttttatttactatgtctgaaaatgtagttgggtgatttggactgagagtaatgattttacaaaagtgagcttggacagaggacaagagctagagttttataattgtttacttcatatttactatgtctgaaatacagagggtaaaaatttcagggaaattggactgatactaacgaagatatgaaagagaactaaggcggggacgagagctggagctcagtaactgacttgatcttatttactaactttgaagtatgtctgcttttaattttagggaaattgatgggttatttacaaagatacgaaagagaattaaggcggggacgagagctggagctcgataactatttgattttatttacggcgtctgaaatacagagggtaacaatttaagggaaattggactgttactaatgattttgtacaaatgaactaagctggggacaagagctagagtttgataattgtttgcatttactaaactatgtctgaaatacagagggtagaaatttcagggaaattggactgatactaacgaagatacgagagagagctaaggtggaggacaagagctggagcttggtaactaattactgtattgaactacgtttgaaatatgattatttttaaattttagagggattggaatgatagtattctttatacgacaggggactaaggtggggaacgtgagctagaacttgcttactaacatgatttatttgtgtaaaactgacttgcttaatgaaaaggagcaaacatactgacttgcttaatgaaaaggagcaaacatacgatgttggaaaatagttgaactgaatgaaaggagagagagagaggagggacggtccagatattatgagaagataacataagataagaggtctggctgaccgggcgtaaagtaaacacaggtgaggcgacagattgcgaggtacgggggggagggaggggggtgtgatgtacgaaaccctgaaaacaatgacttacacaggtgattttctaaatttatatgaataactaaggcttacatagacgattttgtaagttgaaaacatgtaaaatatgtccgtagagttctcctggaagccctaaagtgctacacatgttatttgaatttctcccataaggccttaacaaacttctaagtctcggaaattatttttcttataagaactttagcaaactcgtatgacattatttttcattataagaattccctaattctaaatctgtgactccccaaattcacctgaaaacccttggggcgcacaggggatatttgacctgaaacccttggggcgcacaggggatttttgacctgaaacccttggggcgcacaggggatattctaaatttacctgaaacccttggggcgcacaggcactttttttcccagagttctcctggaagccctaaagtgctacacacgttatttgaatttctcccataaggctttaacaaacttctaagtctcggaaattatttttctcataagaaatccatacttctaaaatctgtgactgcccaaattcgcctgaaaaaccctggctcacaaacacgaatttctaaatttacctgaaacccttggggcgcacaggggatattctaaatttacctgaaacccttggggcgcacaggggatttttctcccagaaaaaaaaaattcgtctgtgtggCGCCAACCCTACTACTCACAATAGGGGGTGTACCCTCCCCACGGTACACAATAGGGGGTGTACCCTCCCCACGGTACACAATAGGGGGTGTACCCTCCCCACGGTACACAATAGGGGGGTGTACCCTCCCCACGGTACACAATAGGGGGTGTTCCCTCCCCCACGGTGCACAATAGGGGGTGTACCCTCCCCCACGATACACAATAGGGGGTGTACCCTCCCCCACGGTACACAATAGGGGGTGTACCCTCCCCACGGTACACAATAGGGGGTGTACCCTCCCCACGGTACACAATAGGGGGTGTACCCTCCCCACGGTACACAATAGGGGGGTGTACCCTCCCCACGGTACACAATAGGTGGTGTACCCTCCCCACGGTACACAATAGGGGGGTGTACCCTCCCCCACGGAACACAATAGGGGGAGATCAGGGGTAATCAACGTCACGTCGTGTTGTTACGGGTTAGTCTCGGGCTTATTGACTCACTATTGCCATTTtattagtgtgggggggggggcggtaccccctgggggagggggggagggggggtgtatgCTGGAGATGGCTGTGTCTATAGTCTCAATATGCGGcccactcccactccccccccccccacacacacacacacccatacagtgggggagccggtggccgagcggacagcacgctgaacacgtgatgggggtcccgagttcgattccgggcgccggcgagaaacgatgctcagagtttctttcaccctatgcccctgttacctaccagtaaataggtacctgggagttagtcagctgtcacgggccgcttcctggggtgtgtgggtgtggtgtggggaaaaatagtagtagtagtagtagaaacagttgattgacagttgagaggcgggccgaaagagcagagctcaacccccgcaaacacaactaggtgaatacacactaggaaacagagttacagtgagggggtgacagtcccatagggctctatactcggacctatcctgtttctgatatacgtaaatgatctcccagagggtatagaatcattcctctcaatgtttgctgacgacgccaaaattatgagaaggattcagacagaggaggacagcttgaggcttcaagaagacctggacaagctgcaggaatggtcgaacaaatggttgttagagtttaacccaagcaaatgtaatgtaatgaagataggtgtagggagcaggagaccagatacaaggtatcatttgggagatgaaatacttcaagagtcagagagagaaagaccagtcggtcaggtgaagtcacagtgagaagttgtgttaaccggagctcctgagtgttgttatattatcatagcaatatggaagttgtagtgaaggacctggtgactctagtgggagccctgaggacagagttggactctctgcgggaggaggtgcgtcagcttaaaaaacaacgagaagtaacgaaggaggagaccagcagtaaagggacctcgtcttggagagttgcgaaagacaggggccttaagaagactttgataaagccgccttcaaacgccatagcaacttcaaattcatttgacgttttggaggacgagtgctgtggagagactgtggatcgcgcaaaagggaaagcaacgaagagaaaggaagcgcaggcccctcagaaagtaaaggaagtacctaagcaaacattagttgtgggagattcccagataaggtatttggatagaacgttttgtgctagagatagggggaacaggttaagggtttgctatcccggagctggcattggtgatattataaacaacatgaatgatattatggctggtaatgggaacaatcccattatttgcattagcgtgggaggaaatgatgttggtcgagtcaggagtgaggaactgattcagaggtataaaacagccatagagttagttaggagcaagggaggaatcccgatcatatgtggcattcttccaagaaagggagtgggaaatgaatggatatcgagggcacttggtgtcaattgccggctggaaagatattgcaaatcaaatgcaatatctttcatagacaactgggaacacttctatggaagaaatgaaatgtatgctcgtgatggggtgcatctatcgagagctggggttgttgctgttgcgaactcgctagaagaagtggttagaggtgtttgtttgggtttaaactgttagtagatagaggtatgggaattgatttggaggaaggaggtaataaaagtatgtgtttgtgggagaaaggaattggcaaaacgatcagggaaagagaaggtccgcaaaataacaattcacttagggtatattacactaacagtagaagtctaagaaataaaattaacgaattaaatgctcttgtctgcacagaaaaaatagatattattgcacttaccgaaacgtggatgaatgtagaaaatagagaactattagctgaatatcaaatatatggatttaaactatttcacacagatagatatattagacgaggaggtggagtagccatatatgttagggacaatttgaaatgtagtctcaaagagggaatcaaaacagagccacacacagaaactatttggattgaattaaacgaaaaagctaataatattataataggagtaatatataggccaccaaatttagactgaatggaagcaaagcatctatgggatgaaatatctagagcatctagatctaacagtatttatgtcatgggtgactttaattttagcggaataaactggttgaacaaaacagggaatagtgaagcagaagattttctagaattaattgacgattgctttcttacgcaacacattaaggaaccaacacgggaaaataatattttagatttagtgttaactaacagggaaacgcaaattaatgacatcgaaatagggagtgagctagggagcagtgatcataaagaaatcagatttagcatagaatggaatagaccagtaggagaaaattctgttaaagtgccagattttcgaaaagctgattttaatagcctaagaaattttttgggtcaaattgattggaaaggcttgggtatggggtgtgggccggtcttggagcgagacatgaacccagcgataggtgacttaaatggggatttcgatgtggattcaatatataacttatttaagaatattctaaacaaagcacaggaacgtagtataccatacaaattgaatagatcgtatactaatgacccaaagtggataacaaagaatttgaagaaccttataggtaaaaagagagcttggtacaaaaggattaaaaatggggaggtcactttagaacaggaattcgtacaactggttagaaatgttaaaaaagagataaggaaagcaaaaagaaactatgaagttcgcatagcagggcaagcaaagacaaatcctaaaggtttttttcagttatatcgtactaagactagggaaaggataggtccattaaaaactgagacaggtcaaataacagatagtgatgaagagatgagtagtatttttaataaatattttgtatctgtatttactaaagaggaacttaacaatatgccttcagccgaacaagtctatgtgggtggggacgaggacaggttgacgagtttagcagttaccagggaggatgttcttaaacaaatagtaaaactcaaaccaaacaaatccccagggccggatgaagtgtttgctagggtgcttaaagaatgcaaagaggagctttgtgacccactgtcaaccatatttaataaatcaatagagtcaggcagagtgccagagttttggaaagttgctaatgtgataccagtttttaagaaaggagatagatcacttgcgtctaactatcgaccaattagcctaacgtctattgtgggaaagttactcgaatctataatagcaaataaaattcgtcttcatcttgaaaaacataaattaataattgagtcgcaacatggttttataaatggccgttcatgtttaacaaatttgttatctttttattctagcattgttgaggcagttgatagtggtaaggattgcgatgttgtataccttgactttagcaaagcttttgatacagtgccacatgaaagactgattaaaaaaatagagtctcatggtattgggggtgctatattaagctggattagggcatggctataccaaaggaaacagagagttagtataaatggaatcaagtcagagtgggaaaatgttgtaagtggagtgcctcaaggctctgtcctgggacctctgttgtttataatatatataaatgatttagattcaggtttgagtagcaacatttgcaaatttgccgatgatacgaaaatcggtagggaaattaattcggaggaggactcactatcacttcaagttgatctagatagggttttgaaatggtcaaaggattggcagatgcagtttaatgctgataaatgtaaagttctgaggttaggtaatgatgatagagttacaagatacgagctagatggtgttgtgattgcgaagtcggattgcgaaagggatctgggagttatgattagtaagaatttaaaacaaaaggatcaatgcataaatgttcgtaataaggcaaatcggacacttggatttattaatcgcagcgttagtaacaagacacctggtgtggttctcaagctatatcttgctctagttaggccccatttagattatgcagttcagttttggtcgccatattatagaatggatataaattcacttgaacgtgtccagcgtaggatgactaagttaattccccaaattagaaatctttcatatgaagaaagattaacaaagcttaagttgcattcactggaaaggcgaagagttaggggtgacatgatagaggtttacaagtggatgaatggacataaccggggggatattaatagggtattaaaagtatcaacacaggacagaacacgaaacaatggatataaattggataagtttagatttaggaaagacttgggtaaatactggttcagtaacagggttgttgat
This is a stretch of genomic DNA from Procambarus clarkii isolate CNS0578487 chromosome 45, FALCON_Pclarkii_2.0, whole genome shotgun sequence. It encodes these proteins:
- the LOC138350477 gene encoding baculoviral IAP repeat-containing protein 8-like produces the protein MDPLCARKFYSIESLKCAGVRLQTFVDWPIKWLNPIDLVEDGFYYLRNSDYCLCAFCYCIVGAWIVGDTPRRRHKIINQDCAFIRGERSDNVSLEVSEIAFKYGLEFVSHKIELGNKKISGSSGAPPKEDLGLIKFRKSLNPGLVTYKSRLETFDMTWPGSVKQTSHELAEAGFFYCGISDHVCCYHCACGIRNWRPEDDPWTLHARCSPECAYIILARGKEFVKNARLTIPLPIKPIDNDLINILMEGMDKFKHLIHKKLIPVESIRYALSEYLKESRDLLPFIIQSRCLEIVLRYMQEGTDIYLRVRDLIYEAVDDKKEQEATLEDLGLKTLPETCTNTDENKDCIEQSWEEDILCRVCMDKNINIVILPCKHMVTCSGCLLALKCCPICRGNILYIINPIAS